Proteins encoded in a region of the Megalops cyprinoides isolate fMegCyp1 chromosome 3, fMegCyp1.pri, whole genome shotgun sequence genome:
- the LOC118775416 gene encoding small nuclear ribonucleoprotein Sm D2 — MSLLNKPKSEMTPEELQKREEEEFNTGPLSVLTQSVKNNTQVLINCRNNKKLLGRVKAFDRHCNMVLENVKEMWTEVPKSGKGKKKSKPVNKDRYISKMFLRGDSVIVVLRNPLIAGK, encoded by the exons AT GAGTCTGTTGAATAAGCCTAAGTCGGAGATGACCCCGGAGGAACTGCAGAAACGAGAGGAAGAGGAATTCAACACGGGACCACTGTCCGTGCTCACCCAGTCCgtcaaaaacaacacacaagtCCTTATCAACTGTCGGAATAATAAGAAGCTGCTGGGCCGAGTTAAGGCTTTTGACAG gcaTTGCAACATGGTCCTGGAGAACGTGAAGGAGATGTGGACAGAGGTGCCAAAGAGTGGCAAAGGCAAGAAAAAGTCCAAGCCAGTCAACAAAGACCGTTACATCTCAAAGATGTTTCTGCGAGGGGATTCTGTGATTGTGGTGCTGAGGAACCCTCTCATTGCTGGGAAATAA